One Methanohalophilus mahii DSM 5219 genomic window carries:
- a CDS encoding class I SAM-dependent methyltransferase produces the protein MAFEHFNAWEEEYRHVRWAGPLDISSLQEELEEGELILDAGCGHGRYAISLSHEYTTMGCDVSQRGLLRLQEKAELPLCRASITDLPFPEDSFDVVLCQGVLQHLFEAERKQAADQMTNVLKPGGKLIFEAFGRQDMRYGGEAVEQHTFRRKNGIIYHYFIMEELEDLFDKLDITKKENRLKKKIFRGREYTRHSIFFVARKPSEEDSKMVEQDNQ, from the coding sequence ATGGCCTTCGAACATTTCAATGCCTGGGAAGAGGAATACCGTCATGTCCGGTGGGCGGGACCTCTGGACATATCCTCCCTGCAGGAGGAACTTGAGGAAGGCGAACTAATACTTGATGCAGGTTGTGGTCACGGCAGGTATGCCATATCCCTCTCGCATGAATATACAACCATGGGCTGTGATGTTTCTCAGCGTGGGCTTTTGAGATTACAGGAAAAAGCAGAATTGCCGTTATGCAGGGCAAGCATTACAGACCTTCCTTTCCCAGAGGATTCTTTTGATGTGGTACTGTGCCAGGGGGTACTCCAGCATCTGTTTGAGGCGGAAAGAAAACAGGCTGCAGACCAGATGACGAATGTACTGAAACCCGGAGGAAAACTTATCTTCGAGGCTTTTGGCAGGCAGGACATGCGCTATGGAGGGGAAGCCGTGGAACAGCATACATTCCGGCGCAAAAATGGAATTATCTACCACTATTTCATCATGGAAGAATTAGAGGATCTTTTTGATAAACTAGATATCACTAAAAAAGAAAACAGACTGAAAAAAAAGATATTCAGGGGCAGGGAATATACCCGCCATTCGATTTTTTTTGTAGCCCGCAAACCTTCAGAAGAAGATTCCAAGATGGTTGAGCAGGATAACCAGTAA
- a CDS encoding pro-sigmaK processing inhibitor BofA family protein, whose protein sequence is MIGSEIILVLVAIIIALMIYKVLKTVKGLIVNTILGLAIIVGANIVFGLGIAYSAVVILTCAIGGPIGALLVILLNHLGIFF, encoded by the coding sequence ATGATAGGTTCAGAGATAATTCTCGTTCTTGTAGCTATTATTATAGCCCTTATGATCTATAAGGTTCTCAAGACCGTTAAGGGGCTCATAGTAAACACCATTCTTGGCCTTGCCATAATTGTGGGAGCGAACATCGTTTTCGGATTGGGTATAGCTTACTCGGCCGTGGTAATCCTGACATGTGCTATTGGCGGACCAATCGGTGCCTTACTGGTTATCCTGCTCAACCATCTTGGAATCTTCTTCTGA
- a CDS encoding nucleoside 2-deoxyribosyltransferase: MKVFLSGSIRGGRQNLPVYQQMVQIVENQGHDVASLHVADPHVEENEAGMSDSEIYERDMHILDGCDCMVAEVSLASTGVGYEVCSALNLGIPVQCVYREGSTVSAMLLGNTNHLILLDEYRDEKELESLISSFLDFVSGEDLQP; encoded by the coding sequence ATGAAAGTATTCCTGTCAGGTTCTATCAGGGGAGGCAGGCAAAACCTCCCGGTTTATCAGCAAATGGTACAGATCGTAGAAAACCAGGGGCATGATGTGGCCAGTCTGCATGTGGCTGATCCACATGTTGAAGAAAATGAAGCAGGCATGTCCGACTCCGAAATTTATGAAAGGGATATGCACATTCTTGATGGCTGTGACTGCATGGTTGCGGAGGTCTCTCTTGCCTCCACAGGTGTTGGCTATGAGGTATGTTCTGCCCTGAATCTCGGTATTCCGGTACAATGTGTTTACCGTGAGGGTTCAACAGTCTCTGCAATGCTGCTGGGTAACACCAACCACCTGATCCTTTTAGACGAATACCGTGATGAAAAGGAGCTGGAAAGCCTGATATCTTCATTCTTGGATTTTGTGAGTGGTGAAGATTTGCAGCCATGA
- a CDS encoding DUF3656 domain-containing U32 family peptidase translates to MNKKPELLAPAGDYDSLVAAVQNGADAVYFGGSAFSARGYADNFPDHNLGEAIDYAHLYGVRVYVTVNTLIKDSEFSQAMDFLTQLCNMGVDAVIVQDIGLLVACRNHLPQLPVHASTQMTVHNTESVKLLERYGVKRVVLSREMSLEEIAALNDNTDLEIEVFVHGALCISYSGQCLMSSMIGGRSGNRGYCAQPCRRQYSLSCDDEIVAADYLLSPKDLCAARLIPELIAAGVDSFKIEGRMKKPEYVAGVISVYRRLIDRYFADPTNFRVTESEIRYLEQLFNRGFTSAYLEGGTRDMMGTVSPGNRGIPIGTVVGMSRYMDRAVVFLEQDLTVGDGIVSKAGEGEKIGVIYRAGRQEKSASAGDTIEIPFSGRLREGDILYRTLDCRQIKQLQQTYTSAAPQRKIPVIMQLEARLGHPLSLSVEDEDCNTIALNCDYVVEAAKGKAASEKQLRKQLAKLGNTAFDPSSISIKMDDGIFVPVGVLNDLRNDAVDLLRKKRTEKYHRKCSKPSLEPINNRAAANTNPLLCVAVSSVEDAGTAVAAGADVIYFTGLHMPSVDEIATVKKQCQSGGASLYLSTPRIIKNGEMKDLFWLLEEARECSGLLVANAGMIGMASEKDIPFVTDTPLNIFNHHSCTVLKNLGARRVTASPELTLDELGQVADGCEGLECIVEGNFEVMVSEYCPLSHTSGCSDSCREGECVLVDRKGYSFPLKTDEHCRTHLLNSRGLSMLDFLEDVTATGVSAIRIETRWESPGDIGRLVGLYRQVLDGRADTKKMRAGKKYTTGHFYRGVL, encoded by the coding sequence ATGAACAAAAAACCGGAACTTCTTGCTCCTGCAGGCGACTACGATTCCCTGGTAGCTGCAGTCCAGAACGGGGCTGATGCAGTCTATTTCGGAGGTTCGGCTTTCAGTGCACGGGGCTATGCAGACAATTTCCCGGATCACAATCTCGGGGAAGCGATCGATTATGCCCATCTTTACGGTGTCAGGGTCTATGTGACCGTAAATACCCTGATAAAGGACAGTGAATTCTCGCAGGCCATGGATTTTTTGACTCAATTATGCAATATGGGAGTGGATGCTGTCATCGTACAGGATATTGGGTTGCTTGTCGCCTGCCGTAATCACCTCCCGCAATTGCCGGTTCATGCCAGTACCCAGATGACGGTGCATAACACTGAATCTGTGAAACTGCTGGAAAGATACGGGGTAAAGCGTGTGGTCCTCTCCCGAGAGATGAGTCTGGAAGAGATTGCTGCACTGAATGATAACACAGATCTGGAAATCGAGGTCTTCGTGCATGGAGCCCTCTGTATCTCGTATTCCGGCCAGTGTCTCATGAGTAGCATGATTGGGGGAAGGAGCGGCAATAGAGGCTACTGCGCCCAGCCCTGCCGCAGGCAGTATTCACTTAGTTGTGATGATGAGATTGTTGCAGCAGACTACCTGCTAAGTCCCAAAGACCTGTGTGCAGCCCGTCTGATTCCGGAGCTGATAGCAGCGGGCGTGGATTCTTTCAAGATTGAAGGCAGGATGAAAAAACCCGAATACGTGGCGGGTGTGATCTCCGTCTATCGCAGGCTCATTGATCGTTATTTTGCAGATCCCACAAATTTCCGTGTAACCGAATCAGAGATACGTTATCTTGAACAGCTCTTTAACCGGGGTTTCACTTCAGCCTATCTTGAAGGAGGTACCAGGGATATGATGGGTACCGTCTCACCGGGTAATCGGGGCATTCCCATTGGGACAGTTGTGGGAATGAGCAGGTATATGGATCGTGCTGTAGTTTTCCTTGAGCAAGACCTGACTGTAGGTGACGGGATTGTTTCAAAAGCAGGTGAGGGTGAGAAGATAGGCGTGATCTATCGGGCAGGCAGGCAGGAAAAGAGTGCCTCAGCTGGGGATACTATAGAGATCCCTTTCTCCGGACGCCTGCGCGAGGGGGATATCCTTTACCGCACCCTGGACTGCCGCCAGATAAAACAGTTGCAACAGACCTATACATCTGCTGCACCACAGCGTAAAATCCCGGTCATTATGCAGCTTGAGGCGCGGCTGGGTCATCCTCTAAGTCTGTCAGTGGAGGATGAGGATTGTAATACTATAGCCTTAAATTGCGATTATGTTGTAGAGGCGGCCAAAGGAAAGGCAGCCTCTGAAAAACAGTTGCGTAAACAGCTGGCAAAACTGGGGAATACGGCTTTTGATCCCTCCTCTATATCTATAAAAATGGATGACGGGATCTTCGTTCCCGTTGGTGTACTGAATGACCTGCGTAATGATGCTGTGGACCTTCTGCGAAAAAAACGAACTGAAAAGTATCATCGGAAATGCAGCAAACCTTCTCTTGAGCCGATTAATAATAGAGCAGCGGCTAATACAAACCCCTTGCTCTGTGTGGCTGTATCCTCGGTTGAAGATGCGGGGACTGCTGTGGCTGCAGGTGCAGATGTGATCTATTTCACAGGACTGCACATGCCTTCGGTTGATGAAATTGCTACGGTTAAGAAACAATGCCAGAGTGGTGGAGCGTCTCTTTATCTTTCCACCCCGCGAATTATTAAAAACGGGGAAATGAAAGATCTTTTCTGGCTGCTGGAAGAGGCACGGGAATGCAGTGGACTGCTTGTGGCTAATGCGGGGATGATCGGGATGGCATCGGAAAAGGATATTCCTTTTGTTACCGACACCCCGCTAAATATTTTCAACCACCATTCCTGTACCGTCCTGAAAAACCTCGGGGCCCGTAGGGTCACGGCATCTCCGGAACTGACACTGGATGAACTCGGTCAGGTCGCTGACGGTTGTGAAGGTCTTGAATGCATAGTGGAAGGCAACTTCGAGGTAATGGTCTCAGAATATTGTCCTCTTTCGCACACTTCAGGATGTTCGGATTCCTGCCGGGAAGGGGAATGTGTTCTGGTTGACAGGAAGGGTTATTCCTTCCCCTTAAAAACGGATGAACACTGCCGGACGCATCTGCTTAACTCCCGGGGATTAAGCATGCTTGATTTCCTAGAGGATGTAACTGCCACAGGGGTTTCTGCTATACGTATCGAAACCCGCTGGGAATCACCGGGTGATATCGGCAGGCTGGTTGGCCTGTACAGGCAGGTTCTGGACGGAAGGGCGGATACAAAGAAAATGCGTGCAGGCAAAAAATATACCACTGGTCACTTCTATCGGGGTGTACTATGA
- a CDS encoding MazG nucleotide pyrophosphohydrolase domain-containing protein, which translates to MEIAAFQQLMRDLYLENDKRRGNTATALWLVEEVGELAEAIRRDDRENIREELADCFAWIGALANLYGIDLEEAFKEKYPQSCPTCGRNPCICTD; encoded by the coding sequence ATGGAAATAGCAGCCTTCCAGCAACTGATGCGTGACCTCTATCTGGAAAACGACAAAAGAAGGGGAAATACAGCTACTGCTCTCTGGCTGGTGGAAGAGGTGGGTGAACTTGCAGAGGCCATTCGCCGGGACGACCGGGAGAACATCCGGGAGGAACTTGCCGACTGTTTTGCGTGGATAGGGGCGCTGGCAAACCTCTATGGGATTGACCTGGAAGAGGCATTCAAAGAGAAATATCCGCAAAGTTGTCCTACCTGCGGCAGGAATCCGTGTATCTGCACGGATTGA
- the hisF gene encoding imidazole glycerol phosphate synthase subunit HisF yields the protein MLTKRIIPCLDVTLDEAGGTVVKGVEFLDLRRAGDPVELAKRYNEQGADELVFLDITASHEGRDTMIDVIQRTANEVFIPLTVGGGIGSVERIREILRAGADKVSINTAAVKNPELVREGADIFGSQCIVVAIDCKRNTDVENNPDKTIIELEDGSRVWYEVVIYGGRKRTGIDAVQWAKKVEELGAGEILLTSMDRDGTYDGFDLPITRKLSEELEIPIIASGGVGEPEHMQEGFVKGKADAGLAASIFHFGEYTVEDVKKHLRENNVPVRP from the coding sequence ATGCTCACAAAAAGAATCATCCCGTGTCTTGATGTAACCCTGGACGAGGCCGGTGGCACCGTGGTCAAGGGTGTGGAATTCCTTGATCTCAGGAGAGCCGGCGATCCGGTGGAACTGGCAAAACGCTACAATGAACAGGGTGCTGACGAACTGGTTTTTCTGGACATCACGGCATCCCATGAAGGTAGGGATACCATGATCGATGTGATCCAGCGCACGGCCAATGAGGTATTCATCCCCCTTACAGTCGGGGGAGGTATTGGTTCGGTGGAACGTATCCGTGAGATCCTGCGTGCGGGTGCGGATAAGGTTTCAATCAACACCGCCGCGGTCAAGAACCCTGAACTTGTGCGGGAAGGTGCGGACATATTCGGCTCTCAGTGTATCGTAGTTGCCATTGACTGCAAGCGCAATACAGACGTTGAGAACAATCCGGACAAAACGATCATAGAACTTGAGGATGGCAGCAGGGTTTGGTATGAGGTCGTCATCTATGGCGGACGTAAACGCACAGGTATCGATGCTGTGCAGTGGGCCAAAAAGGTGGAAGAGCTGGGCGCAGGCGAAATACTGCTGACCAGCATGGACCGTGACGGTACCTATGATGGCTTTGACCTGCCGATAACCCGCAAACTTTCCGAGGAACTGGAAATTCCGATTATTGCTTCCGGTGGTGTGGGGGAGCCTGAACACATGCAGGAAGGGTTTGTAAAAGGCAAAGCCGATGCAGGACTGGCTGCCAGTATTTTCCACTTCGGGGAATATACGGTTGAAGATGTGAAAAAACACCTTCGTGAGAACAACGTGCCTGTACGTCCCTGA
- a CDS encoding DUF4198 domain-containing protein: MRKIITILLLALMLVVTIGTASAHFTMVFPSDDDNMWDVTPEDYIAELGEEKTIYIMWGHPYEHISFDVSSIPEVTIIKPDGTTETLAVEETTVEGMDEDGNDDTFVAYKTSFTVDQLGDTVIAVKYEDGEEELIDYTKAVIHCGEEMWLGWDREVGQETEIVPYMRPYGMEEGFVFAGQALHNDEPLADADVEIEIYHDLEEGKRVVEEAEEMYPYDAPMVFTRLTKSNAQGEFSYTLDEPGIWFVGATMEPESGKATRGVFIIPVIEQFPAEDPKGDYAALQQEVDEAKQLAQEAKESAESTTESAPGFEGIFAIAAILGAIFLSRRK, translated from the coding sequence ATGAGAAAAATAATCACAATACTATTACTAGCTCTTATGCTGGTCGTCACGATCGGAACGGCAAGTGCCCATTTCACCATGGTATTTCCATCAGACGATGACAATATGTGGGATGTTACACCCGAAGATTATATTGCAGAACTCGGCGAGGAAAAAACCATCTACATCATGTGGGGACACCCCTATGAACATATCTCTTTTGATGTCAGCTCGATACCCGAAGTGACCATCATAAAACCTGACGGGACAACTGAAACCCTCGCGGTAGAGGAGACTACGGTAGAAGGAATGGATGAGGACGGCAATGATGACACATTTGTAGCCTACAAGACATCATTTACCGTGGATCAGCTGGGAGACACTGTGATAGCAGTAAAATATGAAGACGGGGAGGAAGAACTCATTGATTACACCAAAGCCGTGATCCACTGTGGAGAAGAGATGTGGTTGGGTTGGGATCGTGAAGTAGGACAGGAAACAGAAATAGTACCCTACATGAGACCCTATGGTATGGAAGAAGGATTTGTATTTGCAGGCCAGGCCCTCCATAACGATGAACCGCTGGCAGATGCAGATGTGGAAATTGAGATATATCACGACCTTGAAGAAGGTAAAAGGGTTGTGGAAGAAGCAGAAGAAATGTATCCCTATGACGCCCCGATGGTCTTTACAAGACTCACAAAATCCAATGCACAGGGAGAGTTCTCCTATACCCTCGATGAACCCGGAATCTGGTTTGTGGGCGCTACCATGGAGCCTGAATCAGGAAAAGCAACACGCGGAGTTTTCATCATACCGGTGATCGAACAGTTCCCCGCAGAAGATCCAAAGGGTGACTACGCAGCACTCCAACAGGAAGTGGATGAAGCAAAGCAACTTGCACAAGAAGCAAAGGAATCCGCGGAATCCACCACTGAAAGTGCTCCCGGCTTTGAAGGAATATTTGCTATTGCCGCCATCCTTGGAGCAATATTCCTCAGCAGAAGAAAGTAA
- the cbiM gene encoding cobalt transporter CbiM, translating to MVHITDGVLSPTVIATGWVATAMLLALTLWWSNRREEPLEQIPKISILTAAFFVASLIHISLGPTSVHLILNGLLGVLLGTLAYPAIFVGLILQAFLFQHGGITVIGVNTLNVGIPALIVAFIFKKGYSAGINPSALGTVCGGFSTLITALMLALVLVTTGEEFTEVAYAAIAAHAPIMIVEALVTGSVVGFLLKVKPEMLPERKSKNE from the coding sequence ATGGTACATATTACAGATGGTGTGCTTTCCCCAACAGTAATTGCAACAGGCTGGGTCGCTACTGCAATGTTGCTTGCCCTGACACTCTGGTGGAGTAACAGGAGGGAAGAGCCACTGGAACAGATCCCGAAAATATCCATATTGACAGCTGCTTTTTTTGTTGCTTCCCTGATACACATATCCCTGGGACCCACATCTGTACACCTGATTCTCAACGGTTTACTCGGGGTCCTGCTGGGCACCCTGGCCTACCCCGCAATTTTTGTAGGCCTTATACTACAGGCATTCCTGTTCCAGCACGGAGGAATTACGGTGATCGGGGTGAACACACTGAATGTAGGCATACCAGCCTTGATTGTAGCATTCATATTCAAGAAGGGATATTCGGCAGGAATTAACCCCTCTGCCCTGGGAACTGTATGCGGGGGATTTTCAACCCTTATAACAGCCCTAATGTTGGCTCTTGTCCTTGTCACAACAGGTGAGGAGTTTACCGAAGTAGCCTATGCGGCTATTGCAGCCCACGCCCCAATAATGATAGTTGAAGCCCTTGTGACAGGTTCTGTAGTGGGATTTTTGTTGAAGGTTAAACCTGAAATGTTACCTGAAAGGAAGTCAAAAAATGAATAA
- a CDS encoding peptidase associated/transthyretin-like domain-containing protein: MNKRIINLLMLVLILAMLTTPAASAHRVYLMHQVNEVEVKAWYGGGDPIANAEITIYSIKDGEEEIYIEDVTDENGMYYFSPKLGVDEYRIIVSQMGHQEEIEIDLKGDGQSPKENDSTDARELPLEANIIAGVGYILGFAGIGLYARARKMQKE; encoded by the coding sequence ATGAATAAACGGATAATCAATCTGTTGATGCTGGTCCTTATTCTTGCAATGCTTACAACTCCCGCAGCTTCTGCACATCGTGTTTATCTCATGCACCAGGTAAACGAGGTAGAGGTGAAGGCCTGGTATGGTGGCGGAGACCCCATAGCCAACGCCGAAATTACGATCTATTCCATAAAAGACGGTGAAGAGGAGATTTACATTGAAGATGTAACCGATGAAAATGGTATGTACTATTTCTCCCCAAAACTCGGAGTGGATGAATACCGCATAATTGTCTCCCAGATGGGACATCAGGAAGAAATTGAGATCGATCTCAAAGGTGATGGACAATCTCCGAAAGAAAACGATTCCACAGATGCCAGGGAATTACCCCTCGAAGCCAACATTATAGCAGGAGTGGGGTACATTCTGGGATTTGCCGGAATCGGATTGTATGCACGTGCCCGTAAAATGCAGAAGGAATAA
- the cbiQ gene encoding cobalt ECF transporter T component CbiQ, which produces MEYPHIDRYAEMDSPIHSLDHRVKLVAFFILIFSFVFLPQLNLALIALFVSLMILVISRLPKKFVLHRVKWAILILLPLFFILPFTVEGREIFGTGYFTISYDGVYLASLIMLRAIAAVTLVVIMLATASFDTTIKALYSLKVPSTIVQMLMFTYRYIFVITDEFQRMWKAIRSKGFRPSTGKYALSITGNLIGMLLVKSYDRAERVYQAMIAKGYTGKPCTIVEFHMKAKDYLAGIIIIAVAILLHTYHLVF; this is translated from the coding sequence ATGGAATATCCCCATATTGACCGTTATGCAGAGATGGATTCACCTATCCACTCCCTGGACCACAGGGTGAAATTGGTGGCCTTTTTTATCCTTATATTTTCATTTGTCTTCCTGCCTCAATTAAATCTTGCTCTAATCGCCCTCTTTGTCAGCCTCATGATATTGGTCATCTCCCGGTTACCTAAAAAGTTTGTTTTGCACAGGGTCAAATGGGCAATACTTATTCTTTTACCCCTTTTTTTCATATTGCCATTTACAGTGGAAGGCAGAGAAATATTTGGAACTGGCTATTTCACTATTTCATATGATGGGGTTTATCTTGCAAGCCTCATCATGCTGCGTGCAATTGCGGCTGTTACACTGGTGGTCATTATGCTTGCAACCGCAAGTTTTGACACTACCATCAAAGCCCTTTATTCCCTGAAGGTACCTTCTACTATAGTACAGATGCTTATGTTCACATACCGCTATATTTTTGTGATAACTGATGAATTCCAGCGGATGTGGAAAGCCATAAGATCAAAGGGATTTCGCCCGTCAACAGGCAAATATGCTCTTTCTATAACAGGAAACCTTATCGGAATGCTCCTTGTCAAAAGTTATGACCGGGCTGAAAGGGTCTACCAGGCAATGATTGCAAAAGGATATACTGGCAAGCCATGCACTATTGTGGAATTTCATATGAAAGCAAAAGATTATCTGGCAGGTATAATTATTATAGCGGTTGCAATCCTGTTACATACCTATCATCTGGTGTTCTGA
- a CDS encoding energy-coupling factor ABC transporter ATP-binding protein has product MNEAISVRNLNYAYPDGTLALKDIEIHVKKGEKIGILGPNGAGKTTLFMHLNGVIKNPDGEVNIFNQDISSLKTEERIHRVGVVFQDPDDQLFMPTIFDDVAFGPINMGLNKEEVQKRVSSALKTVGLSGFEERVPHNLSYGQKKRAAIAAVLSMEPDILILDEPTANLDPRSKAELIKLVNRLNSEGITTIIASHEVNTLPELVDRIYIINREIIAEGTPREIFSNWQLLRNNNLEAPDVFKLFQVLTCFGYDCENLPLSINEAVDELTKTIEGGKGHVHLHIHEHTHRDISECLNNYNHHS; this is encoded by the coding sequence ATGAATGAAGCAATAAGTGTCCGTAATTTAAATTATGCATATCCCGACGGGACACTCGCATTAAAGGATATAGAAATACATGTCAAAAAGGGAGAAAAAATAGGTATATTGGGTCCCAACGGTGCGGGTAAGACCACCCTTTTCATGCATTTAAACGGGGTTATCAAGAACCCCGATGGTGAGGTCAACATATTCAATCAGGATATTTCCAGCCTCAAAACCGAGGAAAGGATACACAGGGTAGGGGTAGTATTCCAGGACCCGGATGACCAGCTTTTCATGCCGACAATCTTTGATGATGTGGCATTCGGGCCCATCAACATGGGACTCAATAAAGAAGAGGTACAGAAGAGAGTATCTTCTGCACTGAAAACAGTGGGCCTTTCTGGATTTGAGGAGAGGGTCCCCCATAACCTCAGTTATGGCCAGAAAAAGAGGGCTGCAATTGCGGCTGTGCTTTCAATGGAACCTGATATACTTATCCTTGATGAGCCCACTGCCAACCTTGATCCCAGAAGCAAAGCGGAATTGATCAAACTTGTAAACCGCCTCAACAGTGAGGGAATTACAACCATAATTGCAAGCCATGAAGTGAATACCCTTCCGGAACTTGTTGACCGGATATATATCATAAATCGGGAAATAATTGCCGAAGGTACACCTCGGGAGATATTTTCAAACTGGCAATTACTCAGGAATAACAATCTGGAAGCACCCGATGTATTCAAACTCTTTCAGGTACTCACATGTTTTGGATATGACTGCGAGAATTTGCCCTTAAGCATAAACGAAGCAGTTGACGAATTAACAAAAACGATAGAAGGTGGCAAAGGACATGTCCACCTGCACATTCATGAACATACCCACAGGGATATCAGCGAGTGTCTGAATAACTACAATCATCACTCATGA
- a CDS encoding ribosome biogenesis/translation initiation ATPase RLI, with the protein MRIAVLNKDRCQPRRCSHECEKYCPRVRTGDETIIFGEDGKPIISEEMCVGCGICVNKCPFGAIMIIGLPEELDKPIHRYGTNGFALYGLPSVETGRVTGILGPNGIGKSTCVQILSGNMIPNFGGEEGSWEEVLEYYSGTSMYEYFSKVAEGTIKVSQKPQYVDMIPKAFNGKTRELLENTDECGRLDDLVDKLGLSNIMDRNIGDLSGGELQRVAIAACAAKDADFYFFDEISPYLDIYQRIKVSQLIQEISQDKAVLVVEHDLAILDMLSDVVHVAYGMPSGYGVITHPKGVRIAINQYLKGYLPEENVRVRPESIKFEVHPPRAEKEVGTLVEYGVFSKKYDKFSLKADEGTLRNGEVLGVVGPNGIGKSTFVKVLAGEEEPDGGEMDFDISISYKPQYVVVDQNLPVKYFLRGISSKVDTSYYEAEIAKPLQLERLYDRSLADLSGGELQRVAIAACLTRDADMYILDEPSAHLDVEQRSQATRTIKRFAENNKKTAMVVDHDIYMIDMLSERLIVFEGEPAVYGEAHSPTGMQKGMNKFLSNLDITFRRDEDTSRPRVNKKDSHLDRLQKSKGEYYYYNLDE; encoded by the coding sequence ATGCGAATTGCAGTACTGAATAAAGATAGATGTCAACCCAGAAGATGCAGCCACGAATGTGAGAAATATTGTCCCCGCGTAAGGACAGGTGACGAAACAATCATTTTTGGAGAAGATGGTAAACCCATAATCTCAGAAGAGATGTGTGTGGGTTGTGGTATATGTGTCAATAAATGCCCCTTTGGTGCCATTATGATTATTGGCCTGCCCGAGGAACTGGATAAACCAATCCATCGTTATGGTACCAATGGTTTTGCACTCTATGGCCTGCCTTCAGTTGAAACCGGCAGGGTAACCGGTATACTCGGACCCAACGGTATAGGTAAAAGTACCTGTGTGCAGATTCTTTCAGGAAACATGATCCCCAACTTTGGTGGTGAGGAAGGAAGCTGGGAAGAGGTACTTGAATATTATTCAGGAACTTCTATGTATGAATATTTCAGCAAGGTTGCAGAAGGCACTATAAAAGTTTCCCAGAAACCCCAGTATGTGGATATGATCCCTAAAGCTTTCAACGGCAAAACCCGTGAATTGCTTGAAAATACAGATGAATGTGGCAGGTTGGATGACCTTGTGGATAAACTCGGTTTATCTAATATAATGGATCGCAATATCGGGGACTTGAGCGGTGGAGAACTCCAGAGGGTAGCGATTGCTGCTTGTGCTGCTAAAGATGCTGATTTCTACTTTTTTGATGAGATTAGCCCTTATCTTGACATTTACCAGCGTATAAAAGTGTCCCAGTTAATTCAGGAAATTTCACAGGACAAAGCCGTACTTGTTGTAGAGCATGACCTGGCAATTCTGGACATGCTCTCTGATGTGGTACATGTTGCTTACGGTATGCCTTCAGGTTATGGTGTGATTACTCATCCCAAGGGAGTGCGCATTGCCATCAATCAGTATCTTAAAGGTTATCTTCCCGAGGAGAATGTACGTGTCAGGCCTGAAAGTATTAAATTTGAGGTACACCCACCAAGAGCTGAAAAGGAAGTTGGCACACTTGTGGAATATGGGGTCTTTTCCAAGAAATATGATAAGTTTAGCCTCAAAGCTGATGAAGGTACCCTTAGAAATGGTGAAGTGCTAGGTGTCGTGGGTCCCAATGGAATCGGTAAGTCCACTTTCGTAAAGGTCCTTGCAGGCGAGGAGGAACCGGATGGTGGGGAGATGGATTTTGACATATCTATTTCCTACAAGCCCCAGTATGTCGTAGTTGACCAGAATTTGCCGGTTAAGTATTTCCTGAGGGGAATCTCCTCAAAGGTCGACACCAGTTACTATGAGGCCGAGATTGCCAAACCTCTCCAGCTTGAAAGACTCTATGACCGCTCCCTGGCCGATCTCAGTGGTGGTGAACTACAGAGGGTTGCAATAGCAGCCTGTTTGACCAGGGATGCAGATATGTATATTCTTGATGAACCCAGTGCTCATCTTGATGTTGAGCAGCGCTCCCAGGCCACCAGGACCATCAAGCGTTTTGCCGAGAACAATAAGAAAACCGCCATGGTTGTAGATCATGATATTTACATGATCGATATGCTCAGTGAAAGGTTGATCGTATTTGAAGGTGAGCCGGCTGTATATGGTGAAGCCCATTCCCCGACCGGCATGCAGAAAGGAATGAATAAGTTTCTCTCCAATCTGGACATAACTTTCCGCCGTGATGAAGACACGTCCCGACCCAGGGTCAATAAAAAGGATTCACATCTGGACAGGTTGCAAAAATCCAAGGGCGAATACTATTATTACAATCTGGATGAATGA